A window of Onychostoma macrolepis isolate SWU-2019 chromosome 01, ASM1243209v1, whole genome shotgun sequence contains these coding sequences:
- the LOC131535864 gene encoding UDP-glucuronosyltransferase 2C1-like: MASSKHKPGTMNGQVFQVLGPVVLTLLLTTVTDVQSGKVLVFPVDGSHWVNMNILVEALHAKGHSVTVIRMADSWYIKEFSPHYTSVTLKSEGGFGEEFLEMFVSRLIGIMREGSTWARLKLEIEMWQSSVKMIETESEMIVNMIEDQQLMQSLKATKYDLILTDPAMFGGIILGHYLKLPIVYNVRWTVYNEAHFVIAPSPLSYVPFPMLELSDRMSFLERVKNVVMYTITEILVALLISPINNALCEQFIGPGTSYFSLTQSADLWLHRVDFIFEFPRPTMPNIVYMGGFQCKPSKPLPRDLEDFVQSSGDHGVIIMSLGTLIGQLPDDVAEAIAEAFAELPQKIIWRYKGKRPSALGNNTLMMDWMPQNDLLGHPKTRAFVAHGGTNGIQEAIYHGVPIIGFGLIFDQPDNLAKMRVRGVAKNVDFATVDKDSFLKTVKEVLYDPSYRENMQRLSRLHKDVPVKPLDNAIFWIEFVMRHKGAAHLRTESYKMPWYSYHSVDVILFLLSAVSLIIMSIYAVIRHFCCRICKRKTKTKLK, translated from the exons ATGGCATCTAGTAAACACAAACCAG GAACTATGAACGGACAGGTTTTTCAGGTGCTTGGGCCAGTCGTGTTAACTCTTCTGCTGACGACTGTCACAGATGTTCAAAGCGGGAaggttcttgtctttcctgtGGATGGCAGTCACTGGGTCAACATGAACATCTTGGTGGAGGCACTTCATGCCAAAGGTCACAGCGTTACAGTCATTCGGATGGCAGACAGCTGGTACATCAAAGAATTCTCACCTCACTATACATCAGTCACTCTCAAGTCTGAAGGAGGATTTGGTGAAGAATTCCTTGAGATGTTTGTTTCAAGACTTATAGGAATTATGAGGGAAGGTTCCACCTGGGCTCGTCTGAAGCTGGAGATAGAGATGTGGCAAAGTTCTGTAAAGATGATTGAAACAGAAAGTGAGATGATAGTCAACATGATTGAAGACCAGCAACTAATGCAGTCCTTAAAAGCCACCAAGTATGATTTAATTCTGACAGATCCGGCCATGTTCGGAGGGATCATACTGGGTCACTATCTCAAACTGCCCATTGTCTACAATGTCCGTTGGACAGTGTACAATGAGGCTCATTTTGTTATAGCTCCTTCACCACTTTCATATGTACCTTTTCCAATGCTGGAGTTATCAGACCGCATGAGTTTCTTGGAAAGAGTGAAGAATGTAGTGATGTACACCATAACTGAAATACTGGTTGCTCTCTTGATTTCTCCAATTAATAATGCACTTTGCGAACAGTTCATTGGCCCAGGAACATCCTACTTTTCTTTAACTCAGAGTGCTGATCTGTGGCTCCATAgagttgattttatttttgaattccCGCGTCCCACTATGCCAAACATTGTCTACATGGGAGGTTTTCAATGCAAGCCATCAAAGCCTCTTCCCCGAGATCTGGAGGACTTTGTGCAGAGCTCTGGTGATCATGGTGTCATCATCATGTCTCTGGGCACTCTCATTGGTCAGCTTCCTGATGATGTGGCTGAAGCGATTGCTGAAGCTTTTGCAGAACTTCCACAGAAGATCATCTGGAGGTACAAAGGAAAGAGACCATCTGCTCTAGGAAACAACACCCTTATGATGGACTGGATGCCTCAGAATGATCTTCTGGGTCATCCTAAGACCAGAGCCTTTGTGGCACATGGAGGAACCAATGGGATTCAAGAAGCCATTTACCACGGGGTACCAATCATTGGATTTGGGCTGATTTTTGACCAGCCTGATAATCTTGCAAAAATGAGAGTACGAGGTGTAGCCAAGAATGTAGACTTTGCCACAGTGGATAAGGACTCCTTCCTCAAAACTGTTAAAGAGGTCCTTTATGATCCCTCTTATCGGGAGAACATGCAGAGGCTCTCAAGGCTTCACAAGGACGTTCCAGTGAAACCTCTGGACAACGCCATCTTCTGGATTGAGTTTGTTATGAGGCACAAAGGTGCTGCTCACTTGCGCACAGAGTCTTACAAAATGCCCTGGTACTCTTATCACTCTGTTGATGTCATACTGTTCCTGCTTTCTGCTGTGTCTCTCATAATCATGAGCATATATGCTGTAATCAGACATTTCTGCTGCAGAATATgcaagagaaaaacaaaaaccaaactAAAATAA
- the LOC131535841 gene encoding UDP-glucuronosyltransferase 2C1-like isoform X2: MASSKHKPGAMNRQIFQPCGQIRLTLLLLMTVTVVQSGKVLVFPVDGSHWVNMNILIEALHAKGHNITVIRMADSWYIKEFSPHYTSITLNSPGGFDEEFFETFASRLMKILREGSTWSHLKLEMEMWENAVKMFKIKSEMIVNMFEDQQLMQSIKDTKYDLVLTDPVDFGGILLGHYLKLPIVYNVRWTVCNEAHSVIAPSPLSYVPLPMLELSDRMSFLERVKNVAMYIITETQVAFMIAPTYNALCERFIGPGVSFLTLVQSADLWLHRVDFIFEFPRPTMPNIVYMGGFQCKPSKPLPRDLEDFVQSSGDHGVIIMSLGTLIGQLPDDVAEAIAEAFAELPQKIIWRHKGKRPSALGNNTLMMDWMPQNDLLGHPKTRAFVAHGGTNGIQEAIYHGVPIIGFGLIFDQPDNLFKMRVKGVAKTVDFATVDKDSFLKTVKEVLYDPSYRENMQRLSRLHKDVPVKPLDNAIFWIEFVMRHKGAAHLRTESYKMPWYSYHSVDVILFLLSAVSLIIMSIYAVIRYFCCRICMRKTKNKSK; the protein is encoded by the exons ATGGCATCTAGTAAACACAAACCAG GTGCCATGAACAGACAGATTTTTCAGCCGTGTGGCCAAATCAGATTAACCCTTCTGCTGCTGATGACTGTCACAGTTGTTCAAAGTGGGAaggttcttgtctttcctgtGGATGGCAGTCACTGGGTCAACATGAACATCTTGATTGAGGCACTTCACGCCAAAggtcacaatattacagttattcGGATGGCAGACAGCTGGTACATCAAAGAATTCTCACCTCACTACACATCAATCACTCTGAATTCTCCAGGAGGATTTGATGAAGAATTTTTTGAGACGTTTGCATCCAGACTTATGAAAATCCTGAGAGAAGGTTCCACCTGGAGTCATCTGAAACTGGAGATGGAGATGTGGGAAAATGCTGTGaagatgtttaaaataaaaagtgagatGATAGTCAACATGTTTGAAGACCAACAGCTAATGCAGTCCATAAAAGACACTAAATATGATTTGGTTCTTACAGATCCAGTTGATTTTGGAGGCATTCTATTGGGTCACTATCTCAAACTGCCCATTGTCTACAATGTCCGTTGGACAGTGTGCAATGAGGCTCATTCTGTAATAGCTCCTTCCCCACTTTCTTATGTTCCTTTGCCAATGCTGGAGTTATCAGACCGCATGAGTTTCTTGGAAAGAGTGAAGAATGTTGCGATGTACATCATAACTGAAACACAAGTCGCTTTTATGATTGCTCCAACGTATAATGCACTTTGCGAACGGTTCATTGGCCCAGGAGTGTCCTTCCTTACCTTAGTTCAGAGTGCTGATCTGTGGCTCCATAgagttgattttatttttgaattccCGCGTCCCACTATGCCAAACATTGTCTACATGGGAGGTTTTCAATGCAAGCCATCAAAGCCTCTTCCCCGAGATCTGGAGGACTTTGTGCAGAGCTCTGGTGATCATGGTGTCATCATCATGTCTCTGGGCACTCTCATTGGTCAGCTTCCTGATGATGTGGCTGAAGCGATTGCTGAAGCTTTTGCAGAACTTCCACAGAAGATCATCTGGAGGCACAAAGGAAAGAGACCATCTGCTCTAGGAAACAACACCCTTATGATGGACTGGATGCCTCAGAATGATCTTCTGGGTCATCCTAAGACCAGAGCCTTTGTGGCACATGGAGGAACCAATGGGATTCAAGAAGCCATTTACCACGGTGTACCAATCATTGGATTTGGGCTGATTTTTGACCAGCCTGataatctttttaaaatgaGAGTAAAGGGTGTAGCCAAGACTGTAGACTTTGCCACAGTGGATAAGGACTCCTTCCTCAAAACTGTCAAAGAGGTCCTTTATGATCCCTCTTATCGGGAGAACATGCAGAGGCTCTCAAGGCTTCACAAGGATGTTCCAGTGAAACCTCTGGACAACGCCATCTTCTGGATTGAGTTTGTTATGAGGCACAAAGGTGCTGCTCACTTGCGCACAGAGTCTTACAAAATGCCCTGGTACTCTTATCACTCTGTTGATGTCATACTGTTCCTGCTTTCTGCTGTGTCTCTCATAATCATGAGCATATATGCTGTAATCAGATATTTCTGCTGCAGAATATgcatgagaaaaacaaaaaacaaaagcaaatga
- the LOC131535841 gene encoding UDP-glucuronosyltransferase 2C1-like isoform X1 has product MASSKHKPAGAMNRQIFQPCGQIRLTLLLLMTVTVVQSGKVLVFPVDGSHWVNMNILIEALHAKGHNITVIRMADSWYIKEFSPHYTSITLNSPGGFDEEFFETFASRLMKILREGSTWSHLKLEMEMWENAVKMFKIKSEMIVNMFEDQQLMQSIKDTKYDLVLTDPVDFGGILLGHYLKLPIVYNVRWTVCNEAHSVIAPSPLSYVPLPMLELSDRMSFLERVKNVAMYIITETQVAFMIAPTYNALCERFIGPGVSFLTLVQSADLWLHRVDFIFEFPRPTMPNIVYMGGFQCKPSKPLPRDLEDFVQSSGDHGVIIMSLGTLIGQLPDDVAEAIAEAFAELPQKIIWRHKGKRPSALGNNTLMMDWMPQNDLLGHPKTRAFVAHGGTNGIQEAIYHGVPIIGFGLIFDQPDNLFKMRVKGVAKTVDFATVDKDSFLKTVKEVLYDPSYRENMQRLSRLHKDVPVKPLDNAIFWIEFVMRHKGAAHLRTESYKMPWYSYHSVDVILFLLSAVSLIIMSIYAVIRYFCCRICMRKTKNKSK; this is encoded by the exons ATGGCATCTAGTAAACACAAACCAG CAGGTGCCATGAACAGACAGATTTTTCAGCCGTGTGGCCAAATCAGATTAACCCTTCTGCTGCTGATGACTGTCACAGTTGTTCAAAGTGGGAaggttcttgtctttcctgtGGATGGCAGTCACTGGGTCAACATGAACATCTTGATTGAGGCACTTCACGCCAAAggtcacaatattacagttattcGGATGGCAGACAGCTGGTACATCAAAGAATTCTCACCTCACTACACATCAATCACTCTGAATTCTCCAGGAGGATTTGATGAAGAATTTTTTGAGACGTTTGCATCCAGACTTATGAAAATCCTGAGAGAAGGTTCCACCTGGAGTCATCTGAAACTGGAGATGGAGATGTGGGAAAATGCTGTGaagatgtttaaaataaaaagtgagatGATAGTCAACATGTTTGAAGACCAACAGCTAATGCAGTCCATAAAAGACACTAAATATGATTTGGTTCTTACAGATCCAGTTGATTTTGGAGGCATTCTATTGGGTCACTATCTCAAACTGCCCATTGTCTACAATGTCCGTTGGACAGTGTGCAATGAGGCTCATTCTGTAATAGCTCCTTCCCCACTTTCTTATGTTCCTTTGCCAATGCTGGAGTTATCAGACCGCATGAGTTTCTTGGAAAGAGTGAAGAATGTTGCGATGTACATCATAACTGAAACACAAGTCGCTTTTATGATTGCTCCAACGTATAATGCACTTTGCGAACGGTTCATTGGCCCAGGAGTGTCCTTCCTTACCTTAGTTCAGAGTGCTGATCTGTGGCTCCATAgagttgattttatttttgaattccCGCGTCCCACTATGCCAAACATTGTCTACATGGGAGGTTTTCAATGCAAGCCATCAAAGCCTCTTCCCCGAGATCTGGAGGACTTTGTGCAGAGCTCTGGTGATCATGGTGTCATCATCATGTCTCTGGGCACTCTCATTGGTCAGCTTCCTGATGATGTGGCTGAAGCGATTGCTGAAGCTTTTGCAGAACTTCCACAGAAGATCATCTGGAGGCACAAAGGAAAGAGACCATCTGCTCTAGGAAACAACACCCTTATGATGGACTGGATGCCTCAGAATGATCTTCTGGGTCATCCTAAGACCAGAGCCTTTGTGGCACATGGAGGAACCAATGGGATTCAAGAAGCCATTTACCACGGTGTACCAATCATTGGATTTGGGCTGATTTTTGACCAGCCTGataatctttttaaaatgaGAGTAAAGGGTGTAGCCAAGACTGTAGACTTTGCCACAGTGGATAAGGACTCCTTCCTCAAAACTGTCAAAGAGGTCCTTTATGATCCCTCTTATCGGGAGAACATGCAGAGGCTCTCAAGGCTTCACAAGGATGTTCCAGTGAAACCTCTGGACAACGCCATCTTCTGGATTGAGTTTGTTATGAGGCACAAAGGTGCTGCTCACTTGCGCACAGAGTCTTACAAAATGCCCTGGTACTCTTATCACTCTGTTGATGTCATACTGTTCCTGCTTTCTGCTGTGTCTCTCATAATCATGAGCATATATGCTGTAATCAGATATTTCTGCTGCAGAATATgcatgagaaaaacaaaaaacaaaagcaaatga
- the LOC131535873 gene encoding UDP-glucuronosyltransferase 2C1-like isoform X1, whose amino-acid sequence MGAMNGQFFQSCGHILITLLLTTVTDVQSGKVLVFPVDGSHWVNMNILVEALHAKGHSITVIRMADSWYIKEFSPHYTSVTINSPGGFDEEFLETFAFRLMKILREGSTWARLKLEIETWQGTFELTKVECEMIKSMMEDQQLIQSFRDAKYDLLLTDPLLFGGVLLGHFLKLPIVYNIRWTMYSEAHFAIAPSPLSYVPFPMVELSDRMSFFQRVKNVVMYTVAEAMGVLLFAPNYDALCERFIGPGVSFLTLVQSADLWLHRVDFIFEFPRPTMPNIVYMGGFQCKPSKPLPRDLEDFVQSSGDHGVIIMSLGTLIGQLPDDVAEAIAEAFAELPQKIIWRYKGKQPSALGNNTLMMDWMPQNDLLGHPKTRAFVAHGGTNGIQEAIYHGVPIIGFGLIFDQPDNLAKMRVRGVAKNVDFATVDKDSFLKTVKEVLYDPSYRENMQRLSRLHKDVPVKPLDNAIFWIEFVMRHKGAAHLRTESYKMPWYSYHSVDVILFLLSAVSLIIMSIYAVIRYFCCRICLRKTKNKLE is encoded by the exons ATGG GTGCCATGAACGGACAGTTTTTTCAGTCATGTGGCCATATCTTGATAACCCTTCTACTCACGACTGTCACAGATGTTCAAAGCGGGAaggttcttgtctttcctgtGGATGGCAGTCACTGGGTCAACATGAACATTTTGGTGGAGGCACTTCATGCCAAAGGTCACAGCATTACAGTTATTCGGATGGCAGACAGCTGGTACATCAAAGAATTCTCACCTCACTACACATCAGTTACTATAAATTCTCCAGGAGGATTTGATGAAGAATTCTTAGAGACGTTTGCATTCAGACTTATGAAAATCCTGAGGGAAGGTTCCACCTGGGCTCGTCTGAAGCTGGAGATAGAGACGTGGCAAGGTACTTTTGAGCTGACTAAAGTAGAATGTGAGATGATAAAGAGTATGATGGAAGACCAGCAGCTAATACAGTCTTTTAGGGATGCCAAGTATGATTTGCTTCTTACAGATCCACTCTTGTTTGGAGGTGTTCTTTTGGGCCACTTTCTGAAGCTGCCCATTGTCTATAATATCCGTTGGACGATGTATAGTGAAGCACATTTTGCGATAGCTCCTTCTCCACTTTCTTATGTTCCTTTTCCGATGGTGGAGTTATCAGACCGCATGAGCTTTTttcaaagagtgaaaaatgtagtGATGTACACTGTAGCTGAAGCTATGGGCGTTTTACTGTTTGCTCCAAATTATGATGCACTTTGCGAACGGTTCATTGGCCCAGGAGTGTCCTTCCTTACCTTAGTTCAGAGTGCTGATCTGTGGCTCCATAgagttgattttatttttgaattccCGCGTCCCACTATGCCAAACATTGTCTACATGGGAGGTTTTCAATGCAAGCCATCAAAGCCTCTTCCCCGAGATCTGGAGGACTTTGTGCAGAGCTCTGGTGATCATGGTGTCATCATCATGTCTCTGGGCACTCTCATTGGTCAGCTTCCTGATGATGTGGCTGAAGCGATTGCTGAAGCTTTTGCAGAACTTCCACAGAAGATCATCTGGAGGTACAAAGGAAAGCAACCATCTGCTCTAGGAAACAACACCCTTATGATGGACTGGATGCCTCAGAATGATCTTCTGGGTCATCCTAAGACCAGAGCCTTTGTGGCACATGGAGGAACCAATGGGATTCAAGAAGCCATTTACCACGGGGTACCAATCATTGGATTTGGGCTGATTTTTGACCAGCCTGATAATCTTGCAAAAATGAGAGTACGAGGTGTAGCCAAGAATGTAGACTTTGCCACAGTGGATAAGGACTCCTTCCTCAAAACTGTTAAAGAGGTCCTTTATGATCCCTCTTATCGGGAGAACATGCAGAGGCTCTCAAGGCTTCACAAGGACGTTCCAGTGAAACCTCTGGACAACGCCATCTTCTGGATTGAGTTTGTTATGAGGCACAAAGGTGCTGCTCACTTGCGCACAGAGTCTTACAAAATGCCCTGGTACTCTTATCACTCTGTTGATGTCATACTGTTCCTGCTTTCTGCTGTGTCTCTCATAATCATGAGCATATATGCTGTAATCAGATATTTCTGCTGTAGAATATgcttaagaaaaacaaaaaacaaacttgaatga
- the LOC131535873 gene encoding UDP-glucuronosyltransferase 2C1-like isoform X2: MNGQFFQSCGHILITLLLTTVTDVQSGKVLVFPVDGSHWVNMNILVEALHAKGHSITVIRMADSWYIKEFSPHYTSVTINSPGGFDEEFLETFAFRLMKILREGSTWARLKLEIETWQGTFELTKVECEMIKSMMEDQQLIQSFRDAKYDLLLTDPLLFGGVLLGHFLKLPIVYNIRWTMYSEAHFAIAPSPLSYVPFPMVELSDRMSFFQRVKNVVMYTVAEAMGVLLFAPNYDALCERFIGPGVSFLTLVQSADLWLHRVDFIFEFPRPTMPNIVYMGGFQCKPSKPLPRDLEDFVQSSGDHGVIIMSLGTLIGQLPDDVAEAIAEAFAELPQKIIWRYKGKQPSALGNNTLMMDWMPQNDLLGHPKTRAFVAHGGTNGIQEAIYHGVPIIGFGLIFDQPDNLAKMRVRGVAKNVDFATVDKDSFLKTVKEVLYDPSYRENMQRLSRLHKDVPVKPLDNAIFWIEFVMRHKGAAHLRTESYKMPWYSYHSVDVILFLLSAVSLIIMSIYAVIRYFCCRICLRKTKNKLE; encoded by the coding sequence ATGAACGGACAGTTTTTTCAGTCATGTGGCCATATCTTGATAACCCTTCTACTCACGACTGTCACAGATGTTCAAAGCGGGAaggttcttgtctttcctgtGGATGGCAGTCACTGGGTCAACATGAACATTTTGGTGGAGGCACTTCATGCCAAAGGTCACAGCATTACAGTTATTCGGATGGCAGACAGCTGGTACATCAAAGAATTCTCACCTCACTACACATCAGTTACTATAAATTCTCCAGGAGGATTTGATGAAGAATTCTTAGAGACGTTTGCATTCAGACTTATGAAAATCCTGAGGGAAGGTTCCACCTGGGCTCGTCTGAAGCTGGAGATAGAGACGTGGCAAGGTACTTTTGAGCTGACTAAAGTAGAATGTGAGATGATAAAGAGTATGATGGAAGACCAGCAGCTAATACAGTCTTTTAGGGATGCCAAGTATGATTTGCTTCTTACAGATCCACTCTTGTTTGGAGGTGTTCTTTTGGGCCACTTTCTGAAGCTGCCCATTGTCTATAATATCCGTTGGACGATGTATAGTGAAGCACATTTTGCGATAGCTCCTTCTCCACTTTCTTATGTTCCTTTTCCGATGGTGGAGTTATCAGACCGCATGAGCTTTTttcaaagagtgaaaaatgtagtGATGTACACTGTAGCTGAAGCTATGGGCGTTTTACTGTTTGCTCCAAATTATGATGCACTTTGCGAACGGTTCATTGGCCCAGGAGTGTCCTTCCTTACCTTAGTTCAGAGTGCTGATCTGTGGCTCCATAgagttgattttatttttgaattccCGCGTCCCACTATGCCAAACATTGTCTACATGGGAGGTTTTCAATGCAAGCCATCAAAGCCTCTTCCCCGAGATCTGGAGGACTTTGTGCAGAGCTCTGGTGATCATGGTGTCATCATCATGTCTCTGGGCACTCTCATTGGTCAGCTTCCTGATGATGTGGCTGAAGCGATTGCTGAAGCTTTTGCAGAACTTCCACAGAAGATCATCTGGAGGTACAAAGGAAAGCAACCATCTGCTCTAGGAAACAACACCCTTATGATGGACTGGATGCCTCAGAATGATCTTCTGGGTCATCCTAAGACCAGAGCCTTTGTGGCACATGGAGGAACCAATGGGATTCAAGAAGCCATTTACCACGGGGTACCAATCATTGGATTTGGGCTGATTTTTGACCAGCCTGATAATCTTGCAAAAATGAGAGTACGAGGTGTAGCCAAGAATGTAGACTTTGCCACAGTGGATAAGGACTCCTTCCTCAAAACTGTTAAAGAGGTCCTTTATGATCCCTCTTATCGGGAGAACATGCAGAGGCTCTCAAGGCTTCACAAGGACGTTCCAGTGAAACCTCTGGACAACGCCATCTTCTGGATTGAGTTTGTTATGAGGCACAAAGGTGCTGCTCACTTGCGCACAGAGTCTTACAAAATGCCCTGGTACTCTTATCACTCTGTTGATGTCATACTGTTCCTGCTTTCTGCTGTGTCTCTCATAATCATGAGCATATATGCTGTAATCAGATATTTCTGCTGTAGAATATgcttaagaaaaacaaaaaacaaacttgaatga